In Streptomyces sp. NBC_00569, a single genomic region encodes these proteins:
- a CDS encoding DUF3027 domain-containing protein, producing the protein MSAATTRSRTPDRLCAEAVGLARTAAEEAAAPGVVGEHVDVVVEGDRVVTHLFECKEFGYRGWRWAVTVARASRAKVVTLDETVLLPGPDALLAPEWVPWSERLRPGDMGPGDLLPTDAEDLRLEPGYSGEDVPPPNSVVSEEMAELAEAEDAELTVGPPAQLPVAPERGSIASVAEELGMRRARVLSRYGLHVAADRWDEAYGAKTQMAQAAPATCVSCGFLAPIGGSLGQAFGVCGNEFSPADGRVVSLSYGCGGHSEAAVMPKPPRPAPPVIDETRVDPFPLRPAADSGSVPSAPDGTEDLGHS; encoded by the coding sequence GTGAGCGCAGCGACAACGCGAAGCCGCACCCCTGACCGTCTGTGCGCCGAGGCGGTAGGCCTCGCGCGGACCGCGGCCGAGGAGGCCGCCGCGCCAGGAGTCGTGGGCGAGCACGTCGACGTGGTCGTCGAGGGCGACCGTGTCGTCACGCATCTCTTCGAGTGCAAGGAGTTCGGCTACCGCGGCTGGCGGTGGGCCGTGACGGTCGCGCGGGCCTCCCGCGCCAAGGTCGTCACCCTCGACGAGACGGTTCTGCTGCCCGGTCCCGACGCGCTCCTCGCCCCCGAGTGGGTGCCGTGGAGCGAGCGGCTGCGGCCCGGCGACATGGGCCCCGGGGACCTGCTCCCGACCGACGCCGAGGATCTTCGGCTCGAGCCCGGCTATTCGGGTGAGGACGTCCCGCCGCCGAACTCCGTGGTGTCCGAGGAGATGGCCGAACTCGCCGAGGCGGAGGACGCCGAGCTGACGGTGGGACCGCCCGCGCAACTGCCCGTCGCGCCCGAGCGCGGCTCCATCGCCTCGGTCGCCGAGGAGCTCGGCATGCGGCGCGCCCGGGTTCTGTCCCGGTACGGCCTCCACGTCGCGGCCGACCGCTGGGACGAGGCGTACGGCGCGAAGACACAGATGGCCCAAGCGGCGCCCGCCACCTGCGTGTCCTGCGGGTTCCTCGCCCCGATCGGCGGCTCGCTCGGCCAGGCCTTCGGTGTCTGCGGCAACGAGTTCTCCCCGGCGGACGGCCGGGTCGTCTCCCTCTCGTACGGCTGCGGAGGCCACTCCGAGGCGGCCGTCATGCCGAAGCCCCCGCGCCCGGCCCCGCCGGTGATCGACGAGACGCGAGTGGACCCGTTCCCGCTCCGCCCGGCGGCGGACTCGGGCTCGGTCCCGAGCGCCCCGGACGGTACGGAGGACCTGGGGCACTCGTAG
- a CDS encoding MFS transporter translates to MTSARSSSRAAGGSGPVRRAVRRLGRALHLPFTGTARGIRKATHAHGAGESGLGKLIELHAVNGAGDVMITIALASTVFFSVPTDEARGRVALYLGITMAPFTILAPVVGPLLDRLPHGRRAAMAASMLARALLAIVLSGAVISGGVQLYPAALGVLVASKAYGVVRSAVVPRLLPPRFSLVKANSRVTLGGLLATGVAAPVGAGLQMLGPRWPLYGAFVIFISGMVLCFQLPHKVDSAKGERTALLAADEQHLHGPHKETTKQKRPGLRTVGPAVTHALFVNASQRCLSGFLIFFLAFLLREHPMPGQSAAVSLSIVGVSAGAGNALGTAVGAWLKSRAPEIIIVTVVAAVLGVAITATLFFSAALTACLAAVAGFAQALSKLSLDALIQRDVPEEVRNSAFARSETLLQMAWVLGGAIGIALPLNGALGLGVAAAIVGTGWLTTVRGLLAAARHGGQARSRVA, encoded by the coding sequence GTGACTTCCGCAAGGTCGTCGTCGCGCGCAGCAGGCGGATCGGGCCCGGTACGCAGGGCGGTCCGCAGACTCGGGCGCGCCCTGCACCTGCCGTTCACCGGCACGGCACGCGGGATCCGCAAGGCGACCCACGCGCACGGCGCGGGCGAGTCGGGTCTCGGAAAACTGATCGAACTGCACGCGGTGAACGGCGCCGGCGATGTCATGATCACCATCGCGCTCGCGTCCACGGTGTTCTTCTCGGTGCCTACGGACGAGGCGCGCGGGCGCGTCGCCCTGTACCTCGGCATCACGATGGCGCCCTTCACGATCCTCGCGCCCGTCGTCGGGCCGCTCCTGGACCGGCTGCCGCACGGGCGGCGCGCCGCGATGGCCGCTTCGATGCTGGCGCGGGCCCTGCTCGCGATCGTCCTGTCCGGGGCGGTGATCAGCGGCGGCGTGCAGCTGTACCCGGCGGCGCTGGGCGTCCTGGTGGCGTCCAAGGCGTACGGCGTGGTCCGCAGCGCCGTCGTGCCGCGTCTGTTGCCGCCCCGCTTCTCCCTGGTCAAGGCCAATTCGCGGGTGACGCTCGGCGGGCTCCTCGCCACGGGTGTGGCCGCGCCGGTCGGCGCCGGGCTCCAGATGCTCGGGCCGCGCTGGCCCCTCTACGGCGCGTTCGTGATCTTCATTTCGGGGATGGTCCTGTGCTTCCAGCTGCCGCACAAGGTGGACAGCGCGAAGGGCGAGCGGACAGCGCTCCTCGCGGCCGACGAGCAGCATCTGCACGGCCCTCACAAGGAGACGACGAAGCAGAAGCGCCCCGGCCTGCGCACGGTCGGCCCGGCCGTGACGCACGCGCTGTTCGTCAACGCCTCGCAACGCTGCCTCTCCGGCTTCCTGATCTTCTTCCTGGCGTTCCTGCTGCGCGAGCACCCCATGCCGGGTCAGAGCGCCGCCGTGTCGCTCAGCATCGTCGGCGTCTCGGCGGGCGCGGGCAACGCGCTGGGCACGGCCGTCGGGGCGTGGCTCAAATCACGGGCGCCGGAGATCATCATCGTGACGGTGGTGGCGGCGGTCCTGGGCGTGGCGATCACGGCCACGCTGTTCTTCAGCGCCGCCCTCACGGCGTGCCTGGCGGCCGTCGCCGGGTTCGCGCAGGCCCTCTCCAAGCTGTCCCTGGACGCCCTGATCCAGCGCGACGTCCCCGAAGAGGTCCGTAACTCCGCGTTCGCCCGCTCCGAGACCCTCCTCCAGATGGCGTGGGTCCTCGGCGGCGCCATCGGCATCGCACTGCCCCTGAACGGAGCACTGGGCCTCGGCGTCGCCGCGGCGATCGTCGGAACCGGCTGGCTGACGACCGTACGGGGGCTGCTGGCCGCCGCGCGCCACGGCGGCCAGGCACGCAGCCGCGTGGCGTGA
- a CDS encoding sacsin N-terminal ATP-binding-like domain-containing protein has product MSKIVRPAAEGMDPFGTARLRRGVLDAWAGSAARFREDANAEEDLALGGYRDRLVVELAQNAADAAARAGVPGRFSLTLRDGVLVAANTGAPLDAAGVESLSTLRASAKREQGDGAVGRFGVGFAAVLAVTDEPAVVGRTGGVRWSLAEARGLAADTARHSPGLGDELRRRDGHVPLLRLPFAAEGSAPDPYETVVILPLRDAAAQALAARLIDAIDDTLLLALPGLDEVVVETESGTRILRRRTDGPYVAVDDEREDAASGGRESVTTRWRVLVRNGPLEAALLADRPLEERLRPHWSVTWAVPVDTDGAPEPPRSAPVLHAPTPSDEPLGVPALLIASFPLDTTRRHTASGPLTDFLVERAADAYAELLAGWRPVSTAVLGLVPGPLGRGELDGSLRGAILARLPRTAFLPPALPRAKDDADGLPETLRPREAEVVEGAGAETVRVLAEVLPSLLPAGLERRVELRTLEVARVPLTEAVDRLAGLEKEPGWWRRLYDSLAGVDPDRLTGLPVPLAGGRTTIGPRQVLLPMPDVTPGETLARLGLKVAHVDAAHPLLEKLGALPATPRAVLTTPQVRAAVAGSLDDDAWSLDDDGPVGVDELADLVLTLVRDANLEPGDEPWLGALALPDDEGELVPAGELVLPGSPFAQVVREGELAMVDGDLAERWGEQPLAACGVLAGFALVRATDVVLDPDELDPRDSDFAEPDDAGLLDAVDVWCEDVLDRLPDSPVPPVATELVAVRDLDLVDDDHWPQALALLSRPPLRDALTQPVRVLLPDGTHEIVRPYTAWWLRDHPVLDGRRPAGLRAAGGDPLLAGLYDPADATGFEDEQVLRALGVRTSVAALLDEPGGAAELLDRLADPEREVGAAQLHALYGALADLDPEQVTLPDELRAVVDGEVRVVDAADAVVADAPDLLPLAGGLALLPVSPGRAADLAELFQVRRLSATAEAEVTEEGAEHPVPDSVRTLLGPATPQTYVEHEELFVAGVEVDWRRPSDGTVHASTLEGVAAGLAWAAEQWPRRFEVAALLEDPSRTAELARDRWFD; this is encoded by the coding sequence GTGAGCAAGATCGTGCGCCCGGCAGCGGAGGGGATGGACCCGTTCGGGACGGCCCGTCTGCGGCGTGGGGTTCTCGATGCCTGGGCCGGCAGCGCGGCCCGCTTCCGTGAGGACGCCAACGCCGAGGAGGATCTCGCCCTCGGCGGCTACCGCGACCGTCTCGTCGTCGAGCTCGCCCAGAACGCCGCCGACGCGGCCGCCCGCGCGGGTGTCCCCGGCCGCTTCTCCCTGACCCTGCGCGACGGCGTGCTCGTCGCCGCCAACACCGGCGCGCCGCTGGACGCCGCCGGTGTCGAGTCGCTGTCCACGCTGCGGGCCTCCGCCAAGCGCGAGCAGGGCGACGGCGCGGTGGGCCGGTTCGGCGTCGGGTTCGCCGCCGTCCTCGCCGTGACCGACGAGCCCGCGGTCGTCGGCCGCACGGGAGGGGTGCGCTGGTCGCTCGCCGAGGCGCGCGGCCTCGCCGCCGACACGGCCCGGCACAGCCCCGGCCTCGGCGACGAACTGCGCCGCCGGGACGGCCACGTGCCGCTCCTCAGGCTCCCGTTCGCCGCGGAGGGCTCGGCCCCGGACCCGTACGAGACCGTCGTGATCCTGCCGCTGCGCGACGCCGCGGCACAGGCGCTCGCGGCGCGGCTCATCGACGCCATCGACGACACGCTCCTCCTCGCCCTGCCCGGTCTCGACGAGGTCGTCGTGGAGACCGAGTCGGGGACGCGCATCCTGCGCCGCAGGACCGACGGACCGTACGTGGCGGTGGACGACGAGCGCGAGGACGCCGCGTCCGGTGGGCGCGAGAGCGTCACGACCCGCTGGCGTGTCCTCGTCCGCAACGGCCCGCTCGAAGCCGCGCTCCTCGCCGACCGTCCCCTCGAAGAGCGCCTGCGCCCGCACTGGTCCGTGACCTGGGCCGTGCCGGTGGACACCGACGGCGCCCCCGAGCCGCCGCGCAGCGCGCCCGTGCTCCACGCGCCGACCCCCAGCGACGAACCGCTCGGCGTGCCCGCCCTGCTCATCGCCTCGTTCCCCCTCGACACGACCCGGCGGCACACCGCCTCCGGGCCGCTCACCGACTTCCTGGTGGAGCGCGCCGCCGACGCCTACGCCGAACTCCTCGCCGGATGGCGCCCGGTGAGCACCGCCGTCCTCGGCCTGGTGCCGGGCCCGCTCGGCCGGGGCGAACTGGACGGCAGCCTGCGCGGGGCGATCCTGGCCCGGCTGCCGCGCACCGCGTTCCTGCCGCCCGCGCTGCCGCGTGCGAAGGACGACGCCGACGGACTGCCCGAGACGCTGCGGCCGCGCGAGGCCGAGGTCGTCGAGGGTGCCGGCGCCGAGACCGTGCGGGTCCTCGCCGAGGTCCTGCCGAGCCTGCTGCCCGCCGGACTGGAACGCCGCGTCGAGCTGCGGACCCTGGAGGTCGCCCGGGTCCCGCTGACGGAGGCGGTCGACCGGCTCGCCGGTCTGGAGAAGGAGCCGGGCTGGTGGCGGCGCCTGTACGACAGCCTCGCGGGCGTCGACCCGGACCGGCTCACCGGGCTCCCGGTGCCGCTGGCCGGTGGGCGTACGACGATCGGGCCGCGGCAGGTGCTGCTGCCCATGCCGGACGTGACACCTGGAGAGACGCTCGCCCGGCTCGGCCTCAAGGTCGCCCACGTCGACGCCGCGCACCCGCTGCTCGAGAAGCTGGGCGCGCTGCCCGCGACGCCCCGCGCCGTCCTGACGACACCTCAGGTGCGGGCGGCCGTCGCCGGTTCGCTCGACGACGACGCCTGGTCCCTCGACGACGACGGCCCGGTCGGCGTGGACGAGCTGGCCGACCTGGTCCTCACCCTCGTACGGGACGCGAACCTGGAGCCCGGGGACGAGCCGTGGCTGGGCGCGCTCGCGCTGCCCGACGACGAGGGCGAGCTGGTGCCCGCCGGTGAACTCGTGCTGCCCGGCAGTCCGTTCGCGCAGGTCGTCCGCGAGGGCGAACTCGCCATGGTGGACGGCGACCTCGCCGAGCGGTGGGGCGAGCAGCCGCTCGCCGCGTGCGGCGTCCTCGCCGGGTTCGCCCTGGTCCGCGCCACCGACGTGGTCCTCGACCCGGACGAACTCGACCCGCGCGACAGCGACTTCGCGGAGCCGGACGACGCGGGCCTGCTCGACGCGGTCGACGTGTGGTGCGAGGACGTACTCGACCGCCTGCCCGACAGCCCCGTGCCGCCCGTCGCCACCGAACTCGTCGCCGTACGCGACCTGGACCTCGTCGACGACGACCACTGGCCCCAGGCCCTCGCCCTGCTGTCCCGCCCCCCGCTGCGCGACGCCCTCACCCAGCCCGTACGGGTCCTGCTGCCCGACGGCACGCATGAGATCGTCCGCCCGTACACCGCCTGGTGGCTGCGCGACCACCCCGTCCTCGACGGCCGCAGGCCTGCCGGTCTGCGCGCGGCGGGCGGAGACCCGCTGCTCGCCGGGCTCTACGACCCGGCGGACGCGACCGGGTTCGAGGACGAGCAGGTGCTGCGCGCCCTCGGCGTCCGCACCTCCGTCGCCGCGCTCCTCGACGAGCCCGGCGGCGCGGCCGAGCTCCTCGACCGGCTCGCCGACCCGGAGCGCGAAGTCGGCGCGGCCCAACTCCACGCCCTGTACGGGGCGCTGGCCGACCTCGACCCGGAGCAGGTGACCCTGCCCGACGAGCTGCGGGCCGTGGTGGACGGTGAGGTCAGGGTCGTGGACGCGGCCGACGCCGTCGTCGCGGACGCGCCCGATCTGCTGCCCCTGGCCGGGGGGTTGGCCCTGCTGCCGGTGAGCCCGGGTCGGGCCGCGGACCTCGCCGAGCTGTTCCAGGTGCGGCGGCTGAGCGCGACGGCGGAGGCGGAGGTCACCGAGGAGGGCGCCGAGCACCCGGTGCCGGATTCCGTACGGACCCTGCTCGGACCGGCGACCCCGCAGACGTACGTCGAGCACGAGGAGCTGTTCGTCGCCGGGGTGGAGGTCGACTGGCGGCGCCCGTCCGACGGCACGGTCCACGCCTCGACGCTCGAGGGCGTGGCGGCGGGCCTGGCGTGGGCGGCGGAGCAGTGGCCGCGCCGCTTCGAGGTCGCGGCCCTGCTCGAAGACCCGTCGCGGACGGCGGAGTTGGCGCGGGACCGCTGGTTCGACTAG
- a CDS encoding DUF2530 domain-containing protein: MEKWTPKHEAPEPLEGPVVATITGGTILWFVLFLVQLPFYGWFDDHGHTWWVWTCLAGAGLGLIGIWYVRGRDAALKRAAAEAGPAPE; this comes from the coding sequence ATGGAGAAGTGGACCCCCAAGCACGAGGCACCCGAGCCCCTTGAAGGGCCCGTGGTCGCCACCATCACGGGCGGCACGATCCTGTGGTTCGTCCTCTTCCTGGTGCAGCTGCCGTTCTACGGCTGGTTCGACGACCACGGCCACACCTGGTGGGTGTGGACCTGCCTGGCCGGCGCCGGACTCGGACTCATCGGCATCTGGTACGTCCGGGGGCGCGACGCGGCGCTCAAGCGCGCGGCCGCCGAAGCGGGCCCGGCACCCGAATAG
- a CDS encoding cation-translocating P-type ATPase, producing the protein MTHIDAGAELDPVHPVPMPQRARGLTTGEVAERVARGEVNDIPVRSSRSTTEIIRANVFTRFNAIIGILWLIMLFVAPFQDSLFGYVILANTGIGIIQELRAKKTLDSLAVIGEAKPTVRRDGRATEISTSAIVLGDLIEIGPGDKIVVDGVCAEADGLEIDESLLTGEADPVVKRHGDQVMSGSFVVAGGGAFTATKVGREAYAAQLAEEASRFTLVHSELRTGISTILKYVTWMMIPTAIGLVISQLVVKENDFKDSVARTVGGIIPMVPEGLVLLTSVAFAIGVIRLGRKQCLVQELPAIEGLARVDTVCLDKTGTLTEGGMDVTELRPLGGADEGYVRKVLGALGESDPRPNASLQAIIDAYPDSEEWRCTESLPFSSARKYSGAAFSEGDGTTSAWLLGAPDVLLPAGHPVLAETEELNHRGLRVLLLARARGDLDDPAVKKGAEAVALVAMEQRLRPDAADTLRYFSDQGVHAKVISGDNAVSVGAVAGKLGLAGAQDTVDARSLPADQAGMAKALDENTVFGRVTPQQKRDMVGALQSHGHTVAMTGDGVNDVLALKDADIGVSMGSGSEATRAVAQIVLLNNSFSTLPSVVAEGRRVIGNITRVASLFLVKTVYSVLLAVLVVCFQIEYPFLPRHLTLLSTLTIGIPAFFLALAPNKERARPHFVRRVMRYAIPGGVVAGTATFVTYMIARHYYTGSGALDAETSSATLTLFLVSMWVLAIIARPYTWWRVCLVAAMAAAFLLVLVVPWLQEFFALKLVGASMPWTAVGIAAVAAVALEFLWRWVDRRFPCD; encoded by the coding sequence ATGACGCACATCGACGCGGGCGCCGAGCTGGACCCGGTCCACCCGGTGCCGATGCCCCAGCGGGCGAGGGGCCTCACCACCGGCGAGGTGGCCGAGCGCGTCGCGCGCGGCGAGGTCAACGACATACCGGTCCGCAGCTCCCGCTCCACCACCGAGATCATCCGCGCGAACGTCTTCACGCGGTTCAACGCGATCATCGGCATCCTCTGGCTGATCATGCTGTTCGTCGCGCCGTTCCAGGACAGCCTCTTCGGCTACGTCATCCTCGCGAACACCGGCATCGGCATCATCCAGGAGCTGCGCGCCAAGAAGACCCTCGACTCACTCGCCGTCATCGGCGAGGCGAAACCGACGGTCCGGCGCGACGGGCGCGCCACCGAGATCTCCACCTCCGCCATCGTCCTCGGCGACCTGATCGAGATCGGGCCGGGCGACAAGATCGTCGTGGACGGCGTGTGCGCCGAGGCCGACGGGCTCGAGATCGACGAGTCCCTGCTCACCGGCGAGGCCGACCCCGTCGTCAAGCGCCACGGCGACCAGGTCATGTCCGGCAGCTTCGTCGTCGCCGGCGGCGGCGCGTTCACCGCCACGAAGGTCGGCCGCGAGGCCTACGCCGCGCAGCTCGCCGAGGAGGCCAGCCGCTTCACCCTCGTCCATTCCGAGCTGCGCACCGGCATCTCCACGATCCTCAAGTACGTCACCTGGATGATGATCCCGACCGCGATCGGCCTCGTCATCAGCCAGCTCGTGGTCAAGGAGAACGACTTCAAGGACTCCGTCGCGCGGACCGTCGGCGGCATCATTCCGATGGTCCCCGAGGGACTCGTCCTGCTCACCTCCGTCGCCTTCGCGATCGGCGTGATCCGCCTCGGCCGAAAGCAGTGCCTCGTCCAGGAGCTTCCCGCCATCGAGGGCCTCGCCCGCGTCGACACCGTCTGCCTCGACAAGACGGGCACCCTCACCGAGGGCGGCATGGACGTCACCGAGCTGCGCCCGCTCGGCGGCGCCGACGAGGGCTACGTACGCAAGGTCCTCGGCGCGCTCGGCGAGTCCGACCCGCGGCCCAACGCCTCGCTCCAGGCGATCATCGACGCCTACCCCGACAGTGAGGAGTGGCGCTGCACCGAGTCGCTGCCCTTCTCCTCCGCCCGCAAGTACAGCGGCGCCGCGTTCAGCGAGGGCGACGGCACCACCAGCGCGTGGCTGCTCGGCGCGCCCGACGTTCTCCTGCCGGCCGGGCACCCGGTGCTCGCCGAGACCGAGGAGCTCAACCACCGGGGCCTGCGTGTCCTGCTGCTCGCCCGCGCCCGCGGCGACCTCGACGACCCGGCGGTCAAAAAGGGCGCCGAGGCCGTCGCCCTGGTCGCCATGGAGCAGCGGCTGCGGCCCGACGCGGCGGACACGCTGCGGTACTTCTCCGACCAGGGCGTCCACGCGAAGGTCATCTCCGGGGACAACGCGGTGTCGGTGGGCGCCGTCGCCGGGAAGCTGGGCCTCGCGGGCGCGCAGGACACGGTCGACGCCCGCTCGCTCCCCGCCGACCAGGCCGGGATGGCCAAGGCCCTCGACGAGAACACCGTGTTCGGCCGCGTCACCCCGCAGCAGAAACGCGACATGGTCGGCGCGCTCCAGTCCCACGGGCACACGGTCGCCATGACGGGCGACGGCGTGAACGACGTGCTCGCCCTCAAGGACGCCGACATCGGCGTCTCCATGGGCTCGGGCTCGGAGGCGACCCGCGCCGTCGCGCAGATCGTGCTCCTCAACAACAGCTTCTCCACGCTGCCGTCGGTCGTCGCCGAGGGCCGCCGCGTCATCGGGAACATCACGCGCGTCGCGTCCCTGTTCCTGGTCAAGACGGTCTACTCGGTGCTGCTCGCCGTCCTCGTGGTCTGCTTCCAGATCGAGTACCCGTTCCTGCCACGGCACCTGACGCTGCTGTCGACGCTCACGATCGGCATCCCCGCGTTCTTCCTGGCGCTCGCGCCCAACAAGGAGCGGGCCAGGCCGCACTTCGTCCGGCGGGTGATGCGATACGCGATCCCGGGCGGCGTCGTCGCCGGGACCGCCACCTTCGTGACGTACATGATCGCCCGGCACTACTACACGGGCTCCGGCGCGCTCGACGCCGAGACGAGTTCGGCGACGCTGACGCTGTTCCTCGTCTCGATGTGGGTCCTCGCCATCATCGCGCGGCCCTACACGTGGTGGCGGGTGTGCCTGGTGGCCGCGATGGCAGCGGCGTTCCTGCTCGTCCTCGTGGTGCCGTGGCTCCAGGAGTTCTTCGCGCTGAAGCTGGTGGGCGCGTCGATGCCGTGGACGGCGGTCGGCATCGCGGCGGTGGCGGCGGTCGCCCTGGAGTTCCTGTGGAGATGGGTCGACCGCCGCTTTCCCTGTGACTAG
- a CDS encoding NCS2 family permease produces MSSSAPAPVDLIEPPSAPKNGLDRFFKISERGSSVGREIRGGFATFFAMAYIIVLNPIILGSAKDMYGHQLDNGQLVTATALTAAFTTLLMGVIGNVPIALAAGLGVNTVVALQLAPRMSWPDAMGMVVLAGFVVMLLVATGLRERVMNAVPLGLRKGIAIGIGLFIMLIGLVDSGFVSRIPDAAHTTVPLQLGSDGHLNGWPVLVFVLGVLLTLALIVRKVPGAILISIVVMTLVAVLIDAVADIPSWGLTTPKWPGNPVEMPDFGLVGQVSLFGGFAKVGMLTGILFVFTVLLSCFFDAMGTIMGISDEAKLTDESGQMPGMNKVLFIDGIAVAAGGASSSSATTCFVESTAGVGEGARTGFANVITGGLFAVALFLTPIATMVPSQAATPALLAVGFLILSGSIGAIDWSDYTIAVPAFVTMLMMPFTYSITNGIGMGFITFAVLRVAAGRGRSVPVAMYIVAGVFAFYYLMPALGLT; encoded by the coding sequence ATGTCCAGCTCGGCCCCCGCCCCGGTCGATCTCATCGAGCCGCCGTCGGCCCCCAAGAACGGCCTCGACCGCTTCTTCAAGATCTCCGAGCGGGGCTCGTCGGTCGGCCGGGAGATCCGTGGCGGCTTCGCCACCTTCTTCGCGATGGCCTACATCATCGTGCTGAACCCGATCATTCTCGGCAGCGCGAAGGACATGTACGGGCATCAGCTCGACAACGGCCAGCTGGTCACCGCGACCGCGCTCACCGCCGCGTTCACGACCCTGCTCATGGGTGTCATCGGCAACGTCCCGATCGCGCTCGCCGCCGGCCTCGGCGTGAACACCGTCGTCGCCCTCCAGCTCGCGCCCCGCATGTCGTGGCCCGACGCGATGGGCATGGTGGTCCTCGCGGGCTTCGTCGTGATGCTCCTGGTGGCGACCGGCCTGCGTGAGCGCGTCATGAACGCCGTGCCGCTCGGCCTGCGCAAGGGCATCGCGATCGGTATCGGCCTGTTCATCATGCTGATCGGCCTGGTCGACTCGGGCTTCGTCTCCCGCATCCCGGACGCCGCGCACACCACGGTGCCGCTCCAGCTCGGCAGCGACGGTCACCTCAACGGCTGGCCCGTCCTCGTCTTCGTGCTCGGCGTGCTGCTCACCCTCGCGCTGATCGTGCGCAAGGTGCCGGGCGCCATCCTGATCTCCATCGTCGTCATGACGCTCGTCGCGGTGCTCATCGACGCGGTCGCCGACATCCCGAGCTGGGGTCTGACGACGCCCAAGTGGCCCGGCAACCCGGTGGAGATGCCGGACTTCGGGCTGGTGGGCCAGGTCAGCCTGTTCGGCGGCTTCGCCAAGGTCGGCATGCTGACCGGCATCCTCTTCGTCTTCACCGTGCTGCTGTCGTGCTTCTTCGACGCGATGGGCACGATCATGGGCATCAGCGACGAGGCCAAGCTGACCGACGAGAGCGGTCAGATGCCCGGGATGAACAAGGTCCTCTTCATCGACGGCATCGCCGTCGCCGCGGGCGGCGCCTCGTCCTCGTCGGCCACCACCTGCTTCGTGGAGTCCACCGCCGGCGTCGGCGAGGGTGCCCGCACCGGTTTCGCCAACGTGATCACCGGCGGTCTCTTCGCCGTCGCGCTGTTCCTCACGCCGATCGCCACGATGGTCCCGTCCCAGGCCGCCACGCCCGCGCTGCTCGCGGTCGGCTTCCTGATCCTGTCGGGGTCGATCGGGGCCATCGACTGGAGCGACTACACGATCGCCGTCCCGGCCTTCGTGACGATGCTGATGATGCCGTTCACGTACTCGATCACCAACGGCATCGGGATGGGCTTCATCACCTTCGCCGTGCTGCGGGTCGCGGCGGGCCGCGGCCGTTCGGTGCCGGTCGCGATGTACATCGTCGCGGGGGTCTTCGCCTTCTACTACCTGATGCCGG